The Eubacteriaceae bacterium Marseille-Q4139 genome has a window encoding:
- a CDS encoding aspartate--ammonia ligase has product MKFYVPAGYEPKIDLRETQTAIKIVKDFFQKELTRQLNLTRVSAPLFVTPESGLNDNLNGVERPVGFDIKEGSRQAEIVHSLAKWKRYALKKYGFVPGEGLYTDMNAVRRDEDTDNLHSIYVDQWDWEKIITREERNRETLENTVKAVYKALKVTEDYMAYEYDYIGRVLPDHIEFITSQELEDMYPDCTPKERENRIAKLHKAVFIEQIGDKLRSGEPHDGRAPDYDDWKLNGDIIVYYPVLDSAFEISSMGIRVDEESLRRQLKAAGCEERMELDFHKALLNGELPLTIGGGIGQSRICMFFLRKAHIGEIQASIWPEEVMKAAKEAGIPLL; this is encoded by the coding sequence ATGAAATTTTACGTTCCGGCAGGGTATGAGCCCAAAATTGATCTTCGGGAAACCCAGACTGCAATCAAAATTGTCAAAGATTTTTTTCAGAAAGAGCTGACAAGACAGTTAAATCTGACGCGTGTTTCGGCGCCGCTTTTTGTCACTCCGGAGTCTGGCCTCAACGACAACTTAAACGGCGTGGAGCGGCCGGTGGGATTTGATATCAAGGAAGGAAGCCGTCAGGCGGAGATCGTCCATTCTCTCGCAAAATGGAAACGGTACGCGTTAAAGAAGTACGGTTTTGTTCCGGGAGAAGGGCTATATACGGACATGAACGCAGTACGCAGGGACGAAGACACCGACAACCTCCACTCCATCTATGTGGATCAGTGGGACTGGGAAAAGATCATCACCAGAGAAGAGAGGAACCGGGAGACGCTTGAGAACACGGTGAAAGCGGTTTACAAGGCCTTAAAAGTCACCGAGGACTACATGGCATATGAGTACGACTACATAGGGCGCGTGCTTCCGGATCACATTGAATTCATCACGTCGCAGGAGCTGGAAGACATGTATCCCGACTGCACGCCGAAGGAGCGGGAGAACAGGATTGCGAAGCTCCATAAGGCCGTATTCATCGAGCAGATCGGTGATAAGCTGAGATCTGGGGAACCACACGACGGACGGGCGCCGGACTACGACGACTGGAAGTTAAACGGAGATATCATCGTCTACTATCCGGTTCTTGACAGTGCCTTTGAGATCAGCTCCATGGGTATCCGCGTGGACGAAGAATCTTTGCGCCGCCAGCTAAAGGCGGCCGGCTGTGAAGAGCGGATGGAACTGGACTTCCACAAGGCGCTCTTAAACGGGGAGCTTCCGCTTACCATCGGCGGCGGCATCGGCCAGTCCAGAATTTGTATGTTTTTCTTAAGAAAAGCCCATATCGGCGAGATCCAGGCGTCCATATGGCCGGAAGAGGTTATGAAGGCAGCAAAGGAGGCGGGAATCCCGCTGCTTTAA
- a CDS encoding FAD-dependent oxidoreductase, whose amino-acid sequence MEGAKMENLYDAVVIGGGPAGLTAALYLARARYRVVVVEKERFGGQITITSEVVNYPGVGATNGAELTETMRRQAQAFGAEFLSAEVTGLSMEGDIKSVETSRGTLSCFGVLLASGAHPRMVGFRGEKEFRGHGVAYCATCDGEFFTGMDVFVVGGGFAAAEESVFLTKYARHVTILIRGEDFTCAKASADPARNNEKITILTNTEVVEADGDSALRLLRYKNRITGEVTEYRPPEGETFGIFVFAGYEPATELVKGLAELDEHGYVITDRGQKTSVDGLYAAGDICVKNLRQVVTAVGDGAVAATELERYAAGLQKKTGLRPKQPVTRLPKVQKEQEEKEGKQQEGLFSEEMLSQLHTVFEKMAQPLVLKLFLDGRPVSEELKEYMEALAGLTDKLSVEVHMEDGAEAPCVSICKQDGSETGLAFHGVPGGHEFTSFILGLYNAAGPGQAIDEDVRERIAAMETPVDMKILVSLSCTMCPELVTAAQRIAAERQSVTAEVYDLNHFPAYKDKYQVMSVPCLLINGKQPSFGKKNIRQILDLIGQS is encoded by the coding sequence ATGGAAGGGGCAAAGATGGAAAACCTCTACGACGCAGTGGTGATCGGCGGCGGCCCGGCAGGGCTGACTGCCGCGCTGTACCTGGCGAGGGCCCGCTACCGTGTTGTCGTCGTGGAGAAGGAGCGGTTCGGCGGGCAGATTACGATTACCTCGGAGGTCGTCAATTATCCCGGCGTCGGGGCGACGAACGGCGCAGAGCTGACGGAAACCATGAGGCGGCAGGCGCAGGCCTTCGGCGCGGAGTTCCTTTCGGCGGAGGTCACAGGCCTCTCCATGGAGGGGGACATCAAATCCGTGGAGACAAGCCGCGGGACGCTTTCCTGCTTCGGCGTCCTTCTGGCGTCCGGTGCCCATCCCAGGATGGTGGGATTCCGGGGCGAAAAAGAGTTCCGCGGCCACGGCGTCGCCTACTGTGCCACATGTGACGGCGAGTTTTTCACGGGCATGGACGTATTTGTGGTCGGCGGCGGCTTTGCCGCGGCGGAAGAGAGCGTGTTCCTGACGAAATATGCGAGGCATGTGACAATCCTGATCCGCGGAGAAGATTTCACCTGTGCGAAGGCGTCGGCAGACCCGGCGAGAAACAACGAAAAAATCACGATTCTCACCAACACCGAGGTGGTGGAGGCCGACGGCGATTCGGCCCTGCGGCTTCTCCGCTATAAAAACCGCATCACCGGCGAGGTCACGGAGTACCGGCCGCCGGAAGGCGAGACCTTCGGCATTTTCGTGTTTGCAGGCTATGAGCCGGCCACGGAGCTTGTGAAGGGGCTGGCCGAATTGGATGAGCACGGCTATGTGATCACAGACCGGGGACAGAAGACGAGTGTGGACGGGCTGTACGCCGCCGGCGATATCTGTGTGAAAAACCTGCGCCAGGTGGTGACGGCCGTGGGAGACGGCGCCGTTGCGGCCACGGAGCTGGAGCGGTATGCGGCAGGCCTCCAGAAGAAGACCGGCCTGCGGCCGAAGCAGCCGGTAACGCGGCTTCCCAAAGTTCAAAAGGAACAAGAAGAAAAAGAAGGAAAACAGCAGGAAGGCCTGTTTTCGGAAGAAATGCTGTCCCAGCTCCATACGGTTTTTGAAAAAATGGCACAGCCGCTGGTTTTAAAGCTGTTCCTCGATGGCCGCCCGGTATCGGAGGAGCTTAAGGAATATATGGAAGCCCTGGCCGGCCTTACGGATAAGCTTTCCGTGGAAGTCCACATGGAGGACGGCGCGGAGGCGCCCTGCGTAAGCATCTGCAAACAGGACGGAAGCGAGACGGGGCTCGCCTTTCACGGCGTTCCCGGCGGTCACGAATTTACGTCGTTTATCCTCGGCCTCTACAACGCGGCCGGGCCGGGACAGGCCATCGACGAAGACGTGCGGGAGCGGATTGCCGCCATGGAAACGCCGGTGGATATGAAAATCCTGGTGTCTTTATCCTGCACCATGTGCCCGGAGCTTGTGACGGCCGCCCAGCGGATTGCTGCGGAACGCCAGTCTGTGACGGCAGAGGTCTACGACTTGAACCATTTCCCGGCGTATAAAGATAAATACCAGGTCATGAGCGTCCCCTGCCTTCTGATAAACGGGAAACAGCCAAGCTTTGGGAAAAAGAACATCCGCCAGATCCTCGACCTCATCGGACAGTCATAA
- the ahpC gene encoding peroxiredoxin, whose product MSMINKEVSDFTVQAFQDGAFQTVTKSDILGKWSVFFFYPADFTFVCPTELEDLADKYEEFQAAGCEIYSVSCDSHFVHKAWHDVSDRIKKLKFPMLADPTHALSKDFEVYIEADGMSERGSFIVNPEGKIVAYEVTAGNVGRNADELFRRLQASQFVHEHGDEVCPAKWKPGEKTLKPSLDLVGQL is encoded by the coding sequence ATGTCCATGATTAACAAAGAAGTCAGTGATTTTACCGTACAGGCCTTTCAAGACGGCGCCTTTCAGACTGTGACAAAGAGCGATATCCTCGGAAAATGGAGCGTATTCTTTTTCTACCCGGCCGATTTCACCTTTGTGTGCCCGACGGAGTTAGAGGATCTGGCTGATAAATATGAAGAATTCCAGGCAGCAGGCTGTGAAATCTACTCCGTGTCCTGCGATTCCCATTTCGTCCACAAGGCATGGCACGATGTCTCCGACAGGATCAAAAAGCTGAAATTCCCGATGTTAGCCGATCCGACCCATGCGCTTTCCAAAGATTTTGAGGTTTATATTGAGGCCGACGGCATGTCGGAGCGGGGAAGCTTCATTGTGAATCCGGAGGGAAAGATCGTAGCGTATGAGGTGACGGCAGGCAACGTGGGGCGCAACGCCGACGAGCTGTTCCGCAGGCTCCAGGCCAGCCAGTTCGTCCATGAGCACGGCGACGAGGTTTGCCCGGCCAAGTGGAAACCGGGCGAGAAGACGTTAAAACCGAGCCTTGACCTGGTGGGGCAGTTATAA